A part of Mustela erminea isolate mMusErm1 chromosome 9, mMusErm1.Pri, whole genome shotgun sequence genomic DNA contains:
- the RASGRP2 gene encoding RAS guanyl-releasing protein 2 isoform X3, protein MFLMMHPWYIPSSQLAAKLLHIYQQSRKDNSNSLQVKTCHLVSRYWISAFPAEFDLNPELAEQIKELKALLDQEGNRRHSSLIDIESVPTYKWKRQVTQRNPVGQKKRKMSLLFDHLEPMELAEHLTYLEYRSFCKILFQDYHSFVTHGCTVDNPVLERFISLFNSVSQWVQLMILSKPTAPQRALVITHFVHVAEKLLQLQNFNTLMAVVGGLSHSSISRLKETHSHVSPETIKLWEGLTELVTATGNYGNYRRRLAACVGFRFPILGVHLKDLVALQLALPDWLDPARTRLNGAKMKQLFSILEELAMVTSLRPPVQANPDLLSLLTVSLDQYQTEDELYQLSLQREPRSKSSPTSPTSCTPPPRPPVLDEWTSAAKPKLDQALMVEHIEKMVESVFRNFDVDGDGHISQEEFQIIRGNFPYLSAFGDLDQNQDGCISREEMISYFLRSSSVLGGRMGFVHNFQESNSLRPVACRHCKALILGIYKQGLKCRACGVNCHKQCKDRLSVECRRRAQSVSLEGSAPSPSPTHTHHRAFSFSLPRPGRRGSRPPEIREEDVQTVEDGVFDIHL, encoded by the exons ATGTTCCTCATGATGCATCCTTGGTACATCCCGTCCTCTCAGCTGGCGGCAAAACTGCTTCACAT CTACCAGCAGTCCCGGAAGGACAACTCTAATTCGCTGCAGGTGAAAACATGCCACCTGGTCAG CAGGTACTGGATCTCAGCATTCCCAGCAGAGTTTGATTTGAACCCTGAGCTCGCTGAGCAGATCAAGGAGCTGAAGGCTCTGCTTGACCAAGAAGGGAACCGGCGGCACAGCAGCCTCATTGACATCGAGAGCGT ccccacctaCAAGTGGAAGAGGCAGGTGACCCAGCGGAACCCTGTAGGACAGAAAAAGCGAAAGATGTCCCTATTGTTCGACCACCTGGAGCCTATGGAGCTGGCCGAGCATCTCACCTACTTGGAGTATCGCTCCTTCTGCAAGATCCTG TTCCAGGACTATCACAGTTTTGTGACTCATGGCTGCACGGTGGACAACCCGGTCCTGGAGCGGTTCATCTCCCTTTTCAACAGTGTCTCCCAGTGGGTGCAGCTCATGATCCTCAGCAAGCCCACGGCCCCTCAGCGTGCCCTGGTCATCACGCACTTTGTCCACGTGGCAGAG aagctGCTGCAGTTGCAGAATTTCAACACGCTGATGGCGGTGGTCGGAGGCCTGAGTCACAGCTCCATCTCCCGCCTCAAGGAGACCCACAGTCATGTTAGCCCTGAGACCATCAAG cTCTGGGAAGGTCTGACAGAACTAGTGACGGCCACCGGCAACTATGGCAACTATCGGCGCCGGCTGGCCGCCTGTGTGGGCTTCCGCTTTCCCATCCTGGGCGTACACCTCAAGGACTTGGTGGCCCTCCAGCTGGCACTGCCTGACTGGTTGGACCCTGCCCGGACCCGACTTAATGGGGCCAAGATGAAACAGCTCTTCAGCATCCTGGAGGAGCTGGCCATGGTGACCAGCCTTCGGCCACCAGTGCAGGCCAACCCCGATCTGCTGAGCCTACTCACG GTATCTTTGGATCAGTATCAGACAGAGGATGAACTCTATCAGCTGTCCCTCCAGCGGGAGCCGCGCTCCAAGTCCTCG CCAACCAGCCCCACAAGCTGCACCCCGCCTCCCCGGCCCCCAGTGCTGGATGAGTGGACCTCAGCTGCCAAGCCCAAGTTGGATCAGGCTCTTATGGTGGAACACATCGAGAAGATGGTAGAG TCTGTGTTCCGGAACTTTGACGTCGATGGGGACGGCCACATCTCACAGGAAGAGTTCCAGATCATCCGTGGGAACTTCCCTTACCTCAGCGCCTTTGGGGACCTCGACCAGAACCA GGATGGCTGCATCAGCAGGGAGGAGATGATCTCCTACTTCCTGCGCTCCAGCTCCGTGCTGGGCGGCCGCATGGGCTTCGTGCACAACTTCCAGGAGAGCAACTCCTTGCGCCCGGTTGCCTGCCGCCACTGCAAGGCCCTG ATCCTGGGCATCTACAAACAGGGCCTCAAATGCCGAG cctgtgGTGTGAACTGCCACAAACAGTGTAAAGACCGTCTGTCAGTTGAATGCCGACGCCGGGCCCAGAGTGTGAGTTTGGAGGGGTCTgcgccctctccctcccccacccacacccaccaTCGGGCCTTCAGCTTCTCCCTGCCCCGCCCTGGGCGCCGAGGCTCCAGGCCTCCAG AGATCCGAGAAGAGGATGTGCAGACAGTGGAGGATGGCGTATTTGATATCCACTTGTAA
- the RASGRP2 gene encoding RAS guanyl-releasing protein 2 isoform X2, producing the protein MAGTLDLDKGCTVEELLRGCIEAFDDSGKVRDPQLVRMFLMMHPWYIPSSQLAAKLLHIYQQSRKDNSNSLQVKTCHLVRYWISAFPAEFDLNPELAEQIKELKALLDQEGNRRHSSLIDIESVPTYKWKRQVTQRNPVGQKKRKMSLLFDHLEPMELAEHLTYLEYRSFCKILFQDYHSFVTHGCTVDNPVLERFISLFNSVSQWVQLMILSKPTAPQRALVITHFVHVAEKLLQLQNFNTLMAVVGGLSHSSISRLKETHSHVSPETIKLWEGLTELVTATGNYGNYRRRLAACVGFRFPILGVHLKDLVALQLALPDWLDPARTRLNGAKMKQLFSILEELAMVTSLRPPVQANPDLLSLLTVSLDQYQTEDELYQLSLQREPRSKSSPTSPTSCTPPPRPPVLDEWTSAAKPKLDQALMVEHIEKMVESVFRNFDVDGDGHISQEEFQIIRGNFPYLSAFGDLDQNQDGCISREEMISYFLRSSSVLGGRMGFVHNFQESNSLRPVACRHCKALILGIYKQGLKCRACGVNCHKQCKDRLSVECRRRAQSVSLEGSAPSPSPTHTHHRAFSFSLPRPGRRGSRPPEIREEDVQTVEDGVFDIHL; encoded by the exons ATGGCGGGCACCCTAGACCTGGACAAGGGCTGCACAGTGGAGGAGCTGCTCCGCGGCTGCATCGAAGCCTTTG ATGACTCCGGGAAGGTGCGGGACCCTCAGCTGGTGCGTATGTTCCTCATGATGCATCCTTGGTACATCCCGTCCTCTCAGCTGGCGGCAAAACTGCTTCACAT CTACCAGCAGTCCCGGAAGGACAACTCTAATTCGCTGCAGGTGAAAACATGCCACCTGGTCAG GTACTGGATCTCAGCATTCCCAGCAGAGTTTGATTTGAACCCTGAGCTCGCTGAGCAGATCAAGGAGCTGAAGGCTCTGCTTGACCAAGAAGGGAACCGGCGGCACAGCAGCCTCATTGACATCGAGAGCGT ccccacctaCAAGTGGAAGAGGCAGGTGACCCAGCGGAACCCTGTAGGACAGAAAAAGCGAAAGATGTCCCTATTGTTCGACCACCTGGAGCCTATGGAGCTGGCCGAGCATCTCACCTACTTGGAGTATCGCTCCTTCTGCAAGATCCTG TTCCAGGACTATCACAGTTTTGTGACTCATGGCTGCACGGTGGACAACCCGGTCCTGGAGCGGTTCATCTCCCTTTTCAACAGTGTCTCCCAGTGGGTGCAGCTCATGATCCTCAGCAAGCCCACGGCCCCTCAGCGTGCCCTGGTCATCACGCACTTTGTCCACGTGGCAGAG aagctGCTGCAGTTGCAGAATTTCAACACGCTGATGGCGGTGGTCGGAGGCCTGAGTCACAGCTCCATCTCCCGCCTCAAGGAGACCCACAGTCATGTTAGCCCTGAGACCATCAAG cTCTGGGAAGGTCTGACAGAACTAGTGACGGCCACCGGCAACTATGGCAACTATCGGCGCCGGCTGGCCGCCTGTGTGGGCTTCCGCTTTCCCATCCTGGGCGTACACCTCAAGGACTTGGTGGCCCTCCAGCTGGCACTGCCTGACTGGTTGGACCCTGCCCGGACCCGACTTAATGGGGCCAAGATGAAACAGCTCTTCAGCATCCTGGAGGAGCTGGCCATGGTGACCAGCCTTCGGCCACCAGTGCAGGCCAACCCCGATCTGCTGAGCCTACTCACG GTATCTTTGGATCAGTATCAGACAGAGGATGAACTCTATCAGCTGTCCCTCCAGCGGGAGCCGCGCTCCAAGTCCTCG CCAACCAGCCCCACAAGCTGCACCCCGCCTCCCCGGCCCCCAGTGCTGGATGAGTGGACCTCAGCTGCCAAGCCCAAGTTGGATCAGGCTCTTATGGTGGAACACATCGAGAAGATGGTAGAG TCTGTGTTCCGGAACTTTGACGTCGATGGGGACGGCCACATCTCACAGGAAGAGTTCCAGATCATCCGTGGGAACTTCCCTTACCTCAGCGCCTTTGGGGACCTCGACCAGAACCA GGATGGCTGCATCAGCAGGGAGGAGATGATCTCCTACTTCCTGCGCTCCAGCTCCGTGCTGGGCGGCCGCATGGGCTTCGTGCACAACTTCCAGGAGAGCAACTCCTTGCGCCCGGTTGCCTGCCGCCACTGCAAGGCCCTG ATCCTGGGCATCTACAAACAGGGCCTCAAATGCCGAG cctgtgGTGTGAACTGCCACAAACAGTGTAAAGACCGTCTGTCAGTTGAATGCCGACGCCGGGCCCAGAGTGTGAGTTTGGAGGGGTCTgcgccctctccctcccccacccacacccaccaTCGGGCCTTCAGCTTCTCCCTGCCCCGCCCTGGGCGCCGAGGCTCCAGGCCTCCAG AGATCCGAGAAGAGGATGTGCAGACAGTGGAGGATGGCGTATTTGATATCCACTTGTAA
- the RASGRP2 gene encoding RAS guanyl-releasing protein 2 isoform X1, which produces MAGTLDLDKGCTVEELLRGCIEAFDDSGKVRDPQLVRMFLMMHPWYIPSSQLAAKLLHIYQQSRKDNSNSLQVKTCHLVSRYWISAFPAEFDLNPELAEQIKELKALLDQEGNRRHSSLIDIESVPTYKWKRQVTQRNPVGQKKRKMSLLFDHLEPMELAEHLTYLEYRSFCKILFQDYHSFVTHGCTVDNPVLERFISLFNSVSQWVQLMILSKPTAPQRALVITHFVHVAEKLLQLQNFNTLMAVVGGLSHSSISRLKETHSHVSPETIKLWEGLTELVTATGNYGNYRRRLAACVGFRFPILGVHLKDLVALQLALPDWLDPARTRLNGAKMKQLFSILEELAMVTSLRPPVQANPDLLSLLTVSLDQYQTEDELYQLSLQREPRSKSSPTSPTSCTPPPRPPVLDEWTSAAKPKLDQALMVEHIEKMVESVFRNFDVDGDGHISQEEFQIIRGNFPYLSAFGDLDQNQDGCISREEMISYFLRSSSVLGGRMGFVHNFQESNSLRPVACRHCKALILGIYKQGLKCRACGVNCHKQCKDRLSVECRRRAQSVSLEGSAPSPSPTHTHHRAFSFSLPRPGRRGSRPPEIREEDVQTVEDGVFDIHL; this is translated from the exons ATGGCGGGCACCCTAGACCTGGACAAGGGCTGCACAGTGGAGGAGCTGCTCCGCGGCTGCATCGAAGCCTTTG ATGACTCCGGGAAGGTGCGGGACCCTCAGCTGGTGCGTATGTTCCTCATGATGCATCCTTGGTACATCCCGTCCTCTCAGCTGGCGGCAAAACTGCTTCACAT CTACCAGCAGTCCCGGAAGGACAACTCTAATTCGCTGCAGGTGAAAACATGCCACCTGGTCAG CAGGTACTGGATCTCAGCATTCCCAGCAGAGTTTGATTTGAACCCTGAGCTCGCTGAGCAGATCAAGGAGCTGAAGGCTCTGCTTGACCAAGAAGGGAACCGGCGGCACAGCAGCCTCATTGACATCGAGAGCGT ccccacctaCAAGTGGAAGAGGCAGGTGACCCAGCGGAACCCTGTAGGACAGAAAAAGCGAAAGATGTCCCTATTGTTCGACCACCTGGAGCCTATGGAGCTGGCCGAGCATCTCACCTACTTGGAGTATCGCTCCTTCTGCAAGATCCTG TTCCAGGACTATCACAGTTTTGTGACTCATGGCTGCACGGTGGACAACCCGGTCCTGGAGCGGTTCATCTCCCTTTTCAACAGTGTCTCCCAGTGGGTGCAGCTCATGATCCTCAGCAAGCCCACGGCCCCTCAGCGTGCCCTGGTCATCACGCACTTTGTCCACGTGGCAGAG aagctGCTGCAGTTGCAGAATTTCAACACGCTGATGGCGGTGGTCGGAGGCCTGAGTCACAGCTCCATCTCCCGCCTCAAGGAGACCCACAGTCATGTTAGCCCTGAGACCATCAAG cTCTGGGAAGGTCTGACAGAACTAGTGACGGCCACCGGCAACTATGGCAACTATCGGCGCCGGCTGGCCGCCTGTGTGGGCTTCCGCTTTCCCATCCTGGGCGTACACCTCAAGGACTTGGTGGCCCTCCAGCTGGCACTGCCTGACTGGTTGGACCCTGCCCGGACCCGACTTAATGGGGCCAAGATGAAACAGCTCTTCAGCATCCTGGAGGAGCTGGCCATGGTGACCAGCCTTCGGCCACCAGTGCAGGCCAACCCCGATCTGCTGAGCCTACTCACG GTATCTTTGGATCAGTATCAGACAGAGGATGAACTCTATCAGCTGTCCCTCCAGCGGGAGCCGCGCTCCAAGTCCTCG CCAACCAGCCCCACAAGCTGCACCCCGCCTCCCCGGCCCCCAGTGCTGGATGAGTGGACCTCAGCTGCCAAGCCCAAGTTGGATCAGGCTCTTATGGTGGAACACATCGAGAAGATGGTAGAG TCTGTGTTCCGGAACTTTGACGTCGATGGGGACGGCCACATCTCACAGGAAGAGTTCCAGATCATCCGTGGGAACTTCCCTTACCTCAGCGCCTTTGGGGACCTCGACCAGAACCA GGATGGCTGCATCAGCAGGGAGGAGATGATCTCCTACTTCCTGCGCTCCAGCTCCGTGCTGGGCGGCCGCATGGGCTTCGTGCACAACTTCCAGGAGAGCAACTCCTTGCGCCCGGTTGCCTGCCGCCACTGCAAGGCCCTG ATCCTGGGCATCTACAAACAGGGCCTCAAATGCCGAG cctgtgGTGTGAACTGCCACAAACAGTGTAAAGACCGTCTGTCAGTTGAATGCCGACGCCGGGCCCAGAGTGTGAGTTTGGAGGGGTCTgcgccctctccctcccccacccacacccaccaTCGGGCCTTCAGCTTCTCCCTGCCCCGCCCTGGGCGCCGAGGCTCCAGGCCTCCAG AGATCCGAGAAGAGGATGTGCAGACAGTGGAGGATGGCGTATTTGATATCCACTTGTAA